Proteins encoded within one genomic window of Lysinibacillus sphaericus:
- a CDS encoding polysaccharide deacetylase family protein — MKRIVYLLLFMLLLPFVHKVHASSIVIQVNEEATVFDNRSGSLEQVGTLSAGQTFEVTKDYGPNWWQIRWGGNYGYVDKRYTTVVPSKTYQNNVPSVVKVKDYIVATKVTPVYDNTGNKLVQFATLSEGVRFPLYSKMGSWYGIAVNGRLGFVHSNFVTEEKGQDTTDPSTKPVEKPTPTPPTSPTTPPSKQNGYIEALENAVLYDLRREQPMSIATLLKGQQLEIANVIDEMYVQVRWGKTFLYVEKSKIKFVNTPSFKNSGNDNAVKNQYFIPISGNNEIYDRTAKKLQPFAKLDVNRRYPILRKEQNWYVTTIGGREGYIHSSKVALDRGVPVMMYHHFLKENELGRFKNVSTTITDTQFAHEMKYLKDKKYETVSTDDLVRFMRNEITLPAYSIVLTFDDGLLSTREYAYPILKNYGFQATQFLITYRNEYSPAEQLFNYNDLQALSKQDMDYMQDVFTFESHTYNLHDMIGNKGKMLLIPYHEVVEDLKRSLTFIPNAKAFAYPFGQYNANIIYAVKEAGFTMAFSTKPGYNNPYDDIYQIKRLYSDQQTSLAQFKKMVSPFAQ, encoded by the coding sequence TTGAAACGCATTGTGTACTTGCTCCTATTCATGCTGCTATTACCATTCGTGCACAAGGTACATGCCAGTAGTATAGTTATTCAAGTGAATGAGGAAGCAACTGTCTTTGATAATCGTTCAGGCTCACTTGAACAAGTAGGAACATTATCAGCAGGACAAACATTTGAAGTGACAAAAGATTATGGGCCTAATTGGTGGCAAATTCGTTGGGGAGGTAACTACGGTTATGTAGATAAACGATACACGACTGTTGTTCCATCCAAGACATATCAAAATAACGTACCTTCTGTTGTCAAAGTAAAAGATTACATTGTAGCAACAAAGGTAACACCTGTTTATGATAATACCGGTAACAAACTAGTGCAATTTGCAACATTATCGGAAGGTGTTCGTTTCCCCTTATATAGTAAAATGGGCAGTTGGTACGGAATTGCTGTGAACGGACGACTGGGTTTTGTACATAGTAATTTTGTTACAGAAGAAAAAGGGCAGGACACCACTGATCCATCAACAAAGCCGGTTGAAAAACCTACGCCGACACCACCAACATCACCAACAACCCCGCCAAGTAAACAAAATGGCTATATTGAAGCGTTGGAAAATGCTGTTCTCTATGATCTTCGTCGAGAACAACCAATGTCGATTGCGACACTGTTAAAAGGGCAACAGTTAGAAATTGCCAATGTTATAGATGAAATGTATGTTCAAGTCCGGTGGGGCAAAACGTTCCTTTATGTGGAAAAATCAAAAATAAAATTTGTCAATACGCCGTCTTTTAAAAATAGCGGTAATGATAATGCAGTAAAAAATCAGTATTTCATCCCAATATCAGGGAATAATGAAATTTACGATCGAACAGCGAAAAAATTACAGCCATTTGCAAAGTTGGATGTAAATCGACGCTACCCCATTTTACGAAAAGAGCAGAATTGGTATGTTACGACAATAGGTGGACGTGAAGGTTATATTCACAGTTCTAAGGTAGCATTAGATCGTGGCGTACCTGTTATGATGTACCATCATTTCTTAAAGGAGAATGAATTAGGACGCTTTAAAAATGTAAGTACAACGATAACAGATACCCAATTTGCTCATGAAATGAAGTATTTGAAAGATAAAAAATATGAAACGGTTAGTACGGATGATTTAGTGCGCTTTATGCGCAATGAAATTACATTGCCTGCTTATTCCATTGTTTTGACATTTGATGATGGTTTATTATCTACAAGAGAATATGCCTATCCAATATTAAAAAATTATGGATTTCAAGCAACTCAATTTTTAATTACGTATCGCAATGAATATTCACCTGCAGAACAACTGTTTAATTATAATGATTTACAAGCACTGTCAAAACAAGATATGGATTATATGCAAGATGTCTTTACGTTTGAATCGCACACCTATAATTTACACGATATGATTGGAAATAAAGGGAAAATGTTGTTGATTCCTTACCATGAGGTCGTAGAAGATTTAAAGCGCAGTTTAACGTTTATACCGAATGCAAAAGCCTTTGCCTATCCATTTGGTCAATATAATGCCAATATTATTTATGCGGTGAAAGAAGCTGGGTTTACAATGGCATTTTCAACAAAGCCTGGCTACAACAATCCATATGATGATATCTACCAAATTAAACGCCTTTACAGCGATCAACAAACGAGCTTAGCGCAGTTCAAAAAAATGGTATCACCTTTTGCGCAATAA
- the hpaB gene encoding 4-hydroxyphenylacetate 3-monooxygenase, oxygenase component gives MPIITGQQYIKRIDALQTHISIDGAVVTGKVSEHPAFKGVMQSQAKLFDLQHDESLHDSLTYVSPKSNERVGMSFLQVTKVEDLVTRRQAAREWALSNHGLMGRSPDYMNTTLMALASAAEYLKDKPNCFPDHLLNFYEYARENDLTMTHTFIEPQVNRQRYHYEDEEVIIAAKIVGKTTQGLVIKGARLLATQGGITDELLVLSTNGFDKEKGFGFSIPSDTKGLKFLCRQSFVGGESTFDHPLSARFEEMDAIVVFDDVVVPWERVFYYENNEVANNFMNVSGFQAYTLHQVLSRQIAKTEFVLGVVQSIVNTINIGEYQHVQQKVVEIIVTLETMKALLLKSELEAKRDDFGYIRPDHPTLQVAIQIFPKVYPTFTEIIQLLGASGLMSIPSEKAFGADDGDLEHYLQSFRDGGEERVKKFRLAWDLTMSSFGTRQTLYERYFFGDPVRLSSLLYQSYNREPFIQRVENFLKNKD, from the coding sequence ATGCCAATAATAACAGGCCAGCAGTATATTAAGCGCATCGATGCATTGCAAACGCATATCTCAATAGATGGCGCAGTCGTTACGGGAAAGGTTTCAGAACATCCAGCATTTAAAGGCGTAATGCAAAGTCAAGCAAAGCTTTTTGATTTGCAGCATGATGAGTCGTTACATGATAGCTTGACCTATGTATCACCAAAGAGTAATGAACGAGTAGGTATGTCTTTTCTACAAGTGACAAAGGTTGAAGATTTAGTAACAAGACGTCAAGCTGCGCGAGAGTGGGCTTTATCTAATCATGGCTTAATGGGAAGAAGTCCTGATTATATGAACACTACTTTAATGGCATTAGCATCTGCCGCTGAATATTTAAAAGATAAGCCAAATTGCTTTCCAGATCATCTGCTAAATTTTTATGAATATGCACGTGAAAATGATTTGACGATGACACATACGTTTATTGAGCCACAAGTAAACCGTCAACGATATCATTATGAAGATGAAGAGGTCATCATTGCGGCTAAAATTGTAGGGAAAACAACTCAAGGACTGGTAATTAAAGGGGCAAGATTGCTTGCCACACAAGGTGGCATTACAGACGAACTACTTGTTTTATCAACAAATGGCTTTGATAAGGAAAAAGGGTTTGGTTTTTCCATACCAAGTGATACGAAAGGATTGAAATTTTTATGTAGACAGTCATTTGTCGGAGGGGAATCAACGTTCGATCATCCTTTAAGCGCACGCTTTGAGGAAATGGATGCGATTGTTGTCTTTGATGATGTCGTGGTACCGTGGGAGCGCGTTTTTTATTATGAAAATAATGAGGTTGCCAATAACTTCATGAATGTGAGTGGCTTCCAAGCATATACTTTACATCAAGTATTGTCCCGACAAATTGCTAAAACAGAATTTGTTTTAGGTGTTGTCCAATCAATTGTTAATACAATCAATATTGGCGAATACCAACATGTACAGCAAAAAGTAGTGGAAATCATTGTAACATTAGAAACGATGAAAGCTTTATTGCTCAAATCCGAACTAGAAGCTAAAAGAGACGACTTTGGTTATATAAGACCTGACCATCCAACATTACAGGTAGCCATTCAAATTTTCCCTAAAGTCTATCCAACCTTTACAGAAATCATTCAATTATTAGGTGCAAGTGGCTTAATGTCAATCCCGAGTGAAAAAGCATTTGGCGCAGATGATGGGGATTTGGAGCATTATTTACAATCATTTAGGGATGGTGGAGAGGAGCGTGTCAAAAAATTCCGTTTAGCATGGGATTTAACGATGAGTAGTTTTGGCACGAGACAAACGCTATATGAGCGATATTTCTTTGGAGACCCAGTACGTTTATCGAGCTTACTCTACCAATCGTATAATCGGGAGCCATTTATACAAAGAGTAGAAAATTTCTTAAAAAATAAAGATTAA
- the alaS gene encoding alanine--tRNA ligase, giving the protein MKAVEIRRMYLEFFKEKGHHHEPSAPLVPINDPSLLWINSGVATLKPYFDGRIIPDNPRITNAQKSIRTNDIENVGKTARHHTFFEMLGNFSIGDYFKKEAIHYAWEFLTDKKWMGFDPELLSITIHPEDQEAYDVWHNEIGIPEERLIRLEGNFWDIGEGPSGPNSEIFYDRGEEYGADENDPEMYPGGENERYLEVWNLVFSQFNHNPDGTYTPLPKQNIDTGMGLERIVSVVQNVPTNFDTDLFMPIIEKIEQFANRKYKRPGEVSLSEIFGSEEDINTPFKVIADHIRTVAFAIGDGALPSNEGRGYVLRRLLRRAVRYAKQIGIEKPFMFELVPTVGQIMVDFYPEVTEKCEFIQRVIKNEEIRFHETLDGGLAIFNEVVEAQKAAGHDYIPGADAFRLYDTYGFPIELTEEYAEEVGMKVDHEGFEVSMNEQRERARAARQDVDSMQVQNEVLANLTVASEFVGYDTLLVETEVAAMIVNGQVAKVASEGQEALVVLAKTPFYAEMGGQIADSGVISNDGFTAIVKDVQKAPNGQPLHTVLVESGEMHVEDAVKAVVNRSERNLIIKNHTATHIMQRALKDVLGDHVNQAGSYVGPDRLRFDFSHFGQVTKEELQQIERIVNEKVWEDIEVVIEEKAIDEARAMGAMALFGEKYGDIVRVVSIGDYSIELCGGIHVKRSSEIGFFKIVSEGGIGAGTRRIEAVTGKVAYEAVKEEEALLNDAAALLKANPKDIVTKVHALQADYKELQRENEGLSQKIANAQAGAIVDAAQTFGDVTVLSTKVEAKDNNQLRQMMDDLKGKMTKAVVVLGAIDGDKVMLCAGVTKDLVGGNYHAGNIVKMVAEACGGKGGGRPDMAMAGAKDASKLDEALFSVYDYVKSI; this is encoded by the coding sequence ATGAAAGCAGTAGAAATTCGCCGTATGTATTTAGAATTCTTTAAAGAAAAAGGACATCACCATGAACCATCAGCACCTCTTGTGCCAATTAATGACCCTTCATTACTTTGGATTAACTCGGGTGTAGCAACATTAAAACCTTATTTTGATGGTCGTATTATTCCTGATAATCCGCGTATTACGAATGCACAAAAATCGATTCGTACGAACGATATTGAAAACGTAGGGAAAACAGCACGTCACCATACATTCTTTGAAATGTTAGGTAACTTTTCTATTGGTGATTACTTCAAAAAAGAAGCAATTCATTACGCTTGGGAATTTTTAACGGATAAAAAGTGGATGGGCTTTGATCCTGAACTTTTATCGATTACCATCCACCCAGAAGACCAAGAAGCATATGACGTATGGCATAACGAAATTGGCATTCCAGAAGAACGTTTAATTCGATTAGAAGGGAATTTCTGGGATATCGGGGAAGGTCCATCTGGTCCAAACTCTGAAATTTTCTACGATCGTGGAGAAGAATATGGTGCAGATGAAAATGATCCAGAAATGTATCCTGGCGGAGAAAACGAACGTTATTTAGAAGTTTGGAACTTAGTGTTCTCTCAATTTAACCATAATCCTGATGGTACTTATACACCATTACCAAAGCAAAACATTGATACAGGGATGGGACTAGAACGTATTGTATCAGTTGTACAAAATGTTCCAACAAACTTTGATACGGATTTATTTATGCCAATCATTGAAAAAATTGAACAATTTGCCAATCGCAAATACAAGCGTCCTGGTGAAGTCTCGTTAAGTGAAATCTTCGGTTCAGAAGAAGACATTAATACACCATTCAAAGTGATTGCAGACCATATCCGTACTGTGGCATTTGCTATCGGGGATGGCGCTCTTCCTTCAAATGAAGGTCGTGGTTATGTATTGCGTCGTTTACTACGTCGTGCAGTACGTTACGCTAAACAAATTGGTATCGAAAAACCATTTATGTTTGAATTAGTACCAACAGTTGGACAAATTATGGTGGATTTCTACCCAGAAGTTACGGAGAAATGTGAATTTATCCAACGTGTGATTAAAAACGAGGAAATTCGTTTCCATGAAACATTAGATGGTGGTCTTGCTATTTTTAATGAAGTTGTAGAAGCACAAAAAGCAGCGGGTCATGATTATATTCCTGGAGCAGATGCATTCCGTCTTTACGACACATATGGCTTCCCAATCGAGTTAACAGAAGAATATGCAGAAGAAGTAGGCATGAAAGTGGATCATGAAGGATTCGAAGTGTCAATGAATGAACAACGTGAACGTGCGCGTGCAGCTCGTCAAGATGTGGATTCAATGCAAGTACAAAATGAAGTGCTAGCAAACTTAACCGTTGCAAGTGAATTCGTTGGCTATGATACATTATTAGTAGAAACGGAAGTTGCAGCAATGATTGTCAACGGACAAGTCGCGAAGGTCGCTTCAGAAGGTCAAGAAGCTTTAGTTGTCTTAGCAAAAACACCGTTTTACGCTGAAATGGGTGGACAGATTGCTGATAGTGGTGTAATTTCCAATGACGGCTTTACAGCAATCGTTAAGGATGTTCAAAAAGCACCAAATGGACAACCGTTACACACAGTTCTTGTTGAATCAGGTGAAATGCATGTTGAAGATGCAGTAAAAGCGGTAGTTAATCGCAGTGAACGTAATCTCATCATTAAAAACCATACAGCAACGCACATTATGCAACGTGCGTTAAAAGACGTATTAGGTGACCATGTTAACCAAGCAGGTTCTTATGTTGGTCCTGATCGATTACGATTCGACTTCTCTCACTTCGGTCAAGTAACTAAAGAAGAGTTACAACAAATTGAACGTATTGTAAATGAAAAAGTGTGGGAAGATATTGAAGTCGTGATTGAAGAAAAGGCGATTGATGAAGCGAGAGCAATGGGGGCAATGGCATTATTCGGCGAAAAATACGGTGATATTGTGCGCGTCGTTTCCATTGGCGATTATTCAATCGAACTTTGTGGTGGTATCCATGTAAAACGTTCTTCTGAAATTGGCTTCTTTAAAATTGTATCAGAAGGTGGTATTGGCGCAGGAACGCGTCGTATCGAGGCTGTGACTGGAAAAGTGGCATATGAGGCGGTTAAAGAAGAAGAGGCGCTATTAAATGATGCAGCAGCATTATTAAAAGCAAATCCGAAAGATATTGTCACTAAAGTTCATGCGCTACAAGCAGACTACAAAGAATTACAACGTGAAAATGAAGGATTATCACAAAAAATTGCCAATGCACAAGCAGGTGCTATTGTAGATGCAGCCCAAACATTTGGTGATGTGACAGTACTTTCAACGAAAGTTGAAGCGAAAGACAATAACCAACTGCGTCAAATGATGGATGACCTAAAAGGTAAAATGACAAAAGCTGTTGTTGTCCTAGGTGCTATTGATGGCGATAAAGTCATGTTATGTGCAGGTGTAACGAAAGATTTAGTGGGTGGCAATTACCATGCAGGAAATATTGTGAAAATGGTGGCAGAAGCTTGTGGCGGTAAAGGCGGCGGTCGTCCAGATATGGCGATGGCAGGTGCTAAAGATGCTTCAAAACTTGATGAAGCGCTATTTTCTGTGTATGATTACGTTAAATCCATTTAA
- a CDS encoding IreB family regulatory phosphoprotein, with the protein MSSFDQTMKFNFPEESMEQEVKQVMLKVHSSLEEKGYNPINQIVGYLLSGDPAYIPRHQDARNLIRKLERDEILEELVKFYIKKNNEG; encoded by the coding sequence ATGAGTTCATTTGATCAAACGATGAAATTTAATTTTCCAGAAGAATCAATGGAACAGGAAGTCAAGCAGGTAATGTTGAAAGTACATTCTTCATTAGAGGAAAAGGGATATAATCCTATCAATCAGATTGTCGGTTACTTACTTTCTGGTGATCCGGCGTATATTCCTCGCCATCAGGATGCTCGTAATTTAATTCGCAAGCTAGAGCGTGACGAAATTCTAGAAGAGCTTGTTAAATTTTATATTAAAAAGAATAACGAGGGCTAG
- the ruvX gene encoding Holliday junction resolvase RuvX: MRIMGLDVGSKTVGVAISDALGWTAQGIETVKIDEANGEFGIDRIAELVKEYTITEFVVGFPKNMNNTVGPRGEASENYKKLLEETFSLPVKLWDERLTTMAAERMLIEADVSRKKRKQVIDKMAAVMILQGYLDSKN; the protein is encoded by the coding sequence ATGAGAATTATGGGATTAGACGTTGGGTCGAAAACAGTCGGTGTTGCCATTAGTGATGCACTTGGCTGGACGGCTCAAGGTATTGAAACCGTAAAAATTGATGAAGCAAATGGCGAATTCGGCATCGACCGTATTGCTGAGCTAGTGAAGGAATATACTATCACTGAATTTGTTGTAGGATTCCCGAAAAACATGAATAATACGGTAGGACCACGTGGTGAAGCTTCTGAAAACTATAAAAAGTTATTAGAAGAGACATTTTCACTGCCGGTTAAACTTTGGGATGAGCGTTTAACGACGATGGCTGCCGAGCGCATGCTAATCGAAGCGGACGTAAGTCGCAAAAAACGCAAGCAAGTCATTGATAAAATGGCTGCTGTGATGATTTTACAAGGCTATCTAGATAGCAAAAACTAA
- a CDS encoding DUF1292 domain-containing protein, whose protein sequence is MAHEHNHEEELHVQHITVIDENGNEQLCEVIHVHESPEFGKSYVFYSMVGAEEDEDGSVEIFVSSFVPSENGEDGELTPIETEAEWDMVEDVLNALEDEDEE, encoded by the coding sequence ATGGCTCACGAGCATAACCATGAAGAAGAATTACACGTACAACACATTACAGTGATTGACGAAAACGGAAACGAGCAACTTTGCGAAGTAATTCACGTACACGAGTCTCCTGAATTCGGTAAATCTTATGTATTTTACTCAATGGTAGGAGCAGAAGAAGATGAAGACGGCTCTGTAGAAATCTTCGTATCATCATTTGTACCTTCTGAAAACGGTGAAGATGGCGAATTAACACCGATTGAAACAGAAGCAGAGTGGGACATGGTAGAAGACGTTTTAAACGCTTTAGAGGACGAAGACGAAGAGTAA
- a CDS encoding DUF1292 domain-containing protein, giving the protein MNEETQEFIIIGENGQEQTCRVVFTFDAEEKSYVLFSLIDEKGQEIPGDISAMTFDYDDNSGEMINLQPVETDTEWEMINEVVLTLLDEFQEEPQLITVTNEDGTDQVCEVIHTFASEQFGKSYVLYVAVSEEPMEERDIFAAQYVPGPDGTIEDLLPIETDAEWEFVEDILNDL; this is encoded by the coding sequence ATGAACGAGGAAACACAAGAATTTATTATTATCGGAGAAAATGGTCAAGAGCAAACATGCCGAGTTGTATTTACATTTGATGCCGAGGAAAAATCATATGTATTGTTCTCACTGATAGATGAAAAGGGGCAAGAAATTCCTGGTGATATTTCAGCGATGACATTCGATTATGATGATAACAGCGGGGAAATGATTAATTTGCAACCTGTGGAAACGGATACTGAATGGGAAATGATTAATGAAGTTGTATTAACACTGTTAGATGAATTTCAGGAGGAACCACAGCTTATAACCGTGACGAATGAAGATGGCACAGATCAGGTGTGCGAGGTTATTCATACATTTGCTTCTGAACAATTTGGCAAATCATATGTACTTTATGTTGCTGTTTCAGAAGAACCAATGGAGGAACGTGATATTTTCGCTGCCCAATATGTACCTGGACCAGATGGAACGATTGAGGACTTACTACCGATTGAAACAGATGCAGAATGGGAATTCGTAGAAGATATTTTAAATGACTTATAA
- a CDS encoding MetQ/NlpA family ABC transporter substrate-binding protein: MKKLWLWFASVLIIVLAGCTDSKQVKQDDVVTLNVGAASVPHAEVLEYLAEDLAQDGVKLNISILKDAVQTNQQTADGELDFNYFQHIPFLEQTNKESNLDLVSVKGIHIEPFGVYSKTIHDIKDLPQNAKVAVPNDIVNFSRALLLFEHNDLIQLDDAKDSDFTVEDITKNEKNIQFIGVDPLLLVRSLDDVDASAINTNYALEGGYNPLEDALIMEGPESPYVNIIATTKEKQQDAAIQKVVKWLTSEKARKFFEDQYKGAVVPVF; this comes from the coding sequence ATGAAAAAATTATGGTTATGGTTTGCTAGCGTGTTAATCATTGTCCTTGCTGGCTGTACAGATTCGAAGCAGGTAAAACAAGACGACGTTGTTACATTAAATGTAGGGGCTGCAAGTGTTCCTCATGCGGAAGTATTAGAATATTTAGCGGAAGATCTTGCACAAGATGGTGTGAAATTAAATATTTCCATATTAAAAGATGCTGTCCAAACCAATCAACAAACAGCGGACGGTGAACTTGATTTCAACTATTTTCAGCACATTCCGTTTTTAGAACAGACGAATAAAGAAAGTAATCTAGATTTGGTAAGTGTCAAAGGTATTCACATTGAGCCATTCGGAGTCTATTCAAAAACAATTCACGATATAAAGGATTTACCACAAAATGCAAAAGTAGCTGTGCCAAATGACATTGTCAATTTTTCACGCGCATTACTACTGTTTGAACATAATGACCTTATCCAATTAGATGATGCAAAGGACAGTGATTTCACAGTTGAGGATATTACAAAAAATGAAAAGAATATTCAGTTTATAGGTGTTGATCCATTGTTATTAGTGCGCTCATTAGATGATGTAGACGCGTCTGCTATCAATACGAATTACGCATTAGAAGGAGGTTATAATCCACTTGAGGATGCACTTATTATGGAAGGGCCGGAGTCACCTTATGTCAATATTATTGCAACGACGAAAGAAAAACAGCAAGATGCTGCCATTCAAAAAGTAGTGAAATGGCTGACAAGTGAAAAGGCGAGAAAATTTTTTGAAGATCAATATAAAGGGGCTGTCGTTCCAGTATTTTAG
- a CDS encoding methionine ABC transporter ATP-binding protein: MIEFINTTKEFHVGQATVKALNHINLTIQKGDIFGVIGFSGAGKSTLLRTVNLLEEPTSGEVLVNGKNLTKLSKKQLREEKKNIGMIFQHFNLLHSKTVFDNVAMPLVLSGANKSKIAAQVQEVLTFVGLQDKAHRFIDELSGGQKQRVGIARALITKPTILLCDEATSALDPQTTKSILALLKRVNSEYGITILMITHEMEVIRDICNRVAVMENGQIIEEDNVLHIFSAPKQDTTKNFVQSVVRNEVPQSVYEQLNVIDGSKRIYNMKFIGVDVGQPVVSQVAKKFAVDVNVLFGNITELQGIPFGHLIVELVGSAPEIQKAFLYIQSKNIHMEEVVAHEGEHTGYHRRTVGYAVHG; the protein is encoded by the coding sequence ATGATTGAATTTATAAATACGACGAAGGAATTTCATGTTGGGCAAGCGACTGTGAAGGCGTTAAATCACATTAATTTAACTATTCAGAAAGGCGATATATTTGGCGTAATTGGCTTTAGTGGGGCTGGGAAAAGTACTTTACTTCGCACAGTGAATTTATTAGAAGAGCCGACATCTGGTGAAGTGCTTGTCAATGGTAAAAATTTAACCAAACTAAGCAAAAAACAATTGCGGGAGGAAAAGAAAAATATTGGAATGATTTTTCAACACTTTAATCTCCTCCACTCTAAAACGGTTTTTGATAATGTGGCAATGCCTTTAGTGTTAAGTGGTGCTAACAAATCGAAAATAGCAGCTCAAGTGCAAGAAGTCTTAACATTTGTCGGCTTGCAAGATAAGGCGCATCGCTTTATTGATGAATTATCAGGTGGTCAAAAGCAACGTGTAGGGATTGCAAGAGCATTAATTACAAAGCCGACAATTTTATTATGCGATGAAGCGACATCTGCTCTGGACCCCCAAACAACAAAATCTATTTTAGCGTTGCTCAAGCGTGTCAATAGTGAATATGGCATTACCATTTTGATGATTACACATGAAATGGAAGTGATTCGAGATATATGTAATCGTGTGGCGGTAATGGAGAACGGGCAAATAATAGAAGAAGACAATGTCCTACACATTTTTTCTGCACCAAAGCAAGACACAACGAAAAACTTTGTGCAATCAGTTGTTCGAAATGAAGTACCGCAATCTGTTTATGAGCAATTGAATGTCATCGATGGTTCGAAACGAATTTACAATATGAAATTTATTGGGGTGGATGTCGGTCAGCCTGTTGTATCACAAGTAGCCAAGAAATTCGCGGTCGATGTCAATGTACTATTTGGCAATATTACGGAGCTACAGGGCATTCCATTCGGTCATTTAATTGTAGAGCTAGTGGGTTCAGCTCCAGAGATTCAAAAGGCGTTTTTATATATTCAAAGTAAAAATATTCATATGGAGGAGGTCGTTGCACATGAAGGTGAGCACACAGGTTATCATCGACGCACTGTTGGATACGCTGTACATGGTTAG
- a CDS encoding methionine ABC transporter permease, translating into MKVSTQVIIDALLDTLYMVSISLIFGAILGFILGIVLVVTRKGHILENKIIFSIVNPVVNTLRSIPFIILLVAIIPFTRLLVGTAIGTTAAIVPLVLHIGPYISRLIENSLLEVDEGIIEAAKAMGASPFQIIHKFLLPEAFPSLILSVTTATIGLIGATAMAGAVGGGGLGDVAITYGYQRFDNVTILVTVVLLVVVVQIIQSIGNTIERKLRRVA; encoded by the coding sequence ATGAAGGTGAGCACACAGGTTATCATCGACGCACTGTTGGATACGCTGTACATGGTTAGCATTTCATTAATTTTTGGCGCTATTTTAGGGTTTATATTAGGCATCGTTTTAGTTGTTACGCGCAAAGGGCACATACTTGAAAATAAAATTATTTTCTCGATTGTCAATCCAGTTGTCAATACGTTACGATCTATTCCTTTCATTATTTTATTAGTAGCTATCATTCCATTTACACGTCTACTTGTTGGGACAGCGATTGGCACAACTGCTGCTATCGTACCACTTGTCTTGCATATTGGACCGTATATTTCAAGATTAATTGAAAATTCTCTGCTTGAGGTAGATGAAGGCATCATTGAAGCGGCAAAAGCAATGGGAGCTTCTCCATTTCAAATTATTCATAAGTTTTTACTTCCTGAAGCCTTCCCATCTTTAATTTTAAGCGTCACAACAGCAACGATTGGACTTATCGGGGCAACAGCAATGGCAGGAGCAGTTGGTGGAGGAGGTCTTGGGGATGTTGCCATAACTTATGGCTACCAACGCTTTGATAATGTAACCATTCTCGTGACAGTTGTACTATTAGTCGTTGTTGTCCAAATTATTCAAAGTATCGGCAATACCATTGAAAGAAAGCTGCGAAGAGTAGCTTAA